The genomic region TGCTCAAATTAAGAGATGTAATGTAATAATTTACACAAACATGATGGTTAACAACTTTTAGAATGACAAAATTAAGCAAGTATCCAGCTTCTGAAACATGGTGCTCATGTAAGTGTTGAATCCAGTTGAAACCACCTAGCCTGTTTAAGTAAAAACTGATGCCATGTTTATGCCCTGTGGtgtttataattaatcatttttaagcAAAGTTCTTCATTCAATCTGACAATACTAAAGATAAAAGATAtaggaaattacaaaattaattctGACATTGGTAAATAATGAGATGAATCACAGATTTGGATCCTCATGACTTAAATACAACAACATTAGTATATTAAAGTGATTCGGGTTTCTCTATTCCATTCAATTGTACAAGGCATTTCTTCTAACAAGCATGCATAAATAACCATAATAGTGTTCctttaaataaatcttaattcaaTTGGAATCTCAAAGCAGGTTTTCAaaagttttctaattttaaaaaaataatagcaaaTCCATGATAGTAGacctttaaataaattttaattctccCTCGTGGCAAACATTTTGAGGGGGAAGAGCACATATGTTGATTTCTGTGAAGTTGTAAGATGACAAATCTCCATACTTGATGAGGTAGAAATGCAGAGTTACTGAGAATTAATTATATAGCAAATGCCAAGTGAAATGGAGTCCAATAATGCTGAATATGTGGCATTGGGAGGAGAAGGTTCTGCTCCAAAGTTAGAGAATATCCACAAGGTTTCAATTATACCTCtgatgttctttatcttttatgagGTCTCAGAACAACCATGGTTCATAAtctttttttgctttaagaTAATATATGTTCTAATTTCTATCACAACCCATTTCATTTGAATAAAATCATATGTTGCAACTCAACCAACTGTTTCAAAGGAAATTGAGCAACAGAGCGATGGTTTGCGTCTGTGGAATGATTTCACCATGTTGTTGTGGATGTTATTGGCCATGTAAAATAGGTTCCACCTAAggtatactatttatttttttcaagtttcGGTTGATATATAATACCATTTAATTGTAGAATGCCTTTTAGAGATGTGCCACTTATGTTAGTACTCTTTAGACCTTAGTAACTTGAACCTAGGACCTGAATGCCTTATCCCAACCCTCAGCTACTTGAGTTCTAAAAACCTTTTTCATTTAACTCAAAAGAAATGCAATGAATTGAGTTTTCATTTGGACAAGAATGATACTCCTCAATTATGAATCTCATAACATGttagaatattaaaaaagtaaCCATCTAATAACTATAAGGTACTTTTTATTATAATGTCAATGTCTGTGTCATTCCTTGTTACCTCAGTGTTTGACTTAGATGTAGatgtttgtatttttaatttataaagatatattttagtactttttattctttgataatTTTGTCTTTTTCGTAATGTTGAACCTGTATGTTCTCGGCGTGCAGTAAATCAAACTTGGATGAGTCTGAATTTTCCAAATTCCATTCTAACGTGAAACATTGGGACATAGTTGGTATCACTGGCCACTGGGTTTCTAGGTTGGTGTTGCTATAAACTATCAGTTTACTATCATGATGACCTTCACCACATATTGCCCAAAAAATGTACAGCaaatttctctctctccttcCATTCTTTATTTACTATGCACAAAGCAACTGAGCTACTCATTCAAGGATAAATAACATTGTAGTTTAGCAATGTCTTGGCATCTTTTATTGTTCAGCAAATAGCAATGTCAGGAGAAAGGCAATTTATGATAAATGAACAATGAGAAACTAGATAATGCACTTCTAATATTTCTTCACACTTTGTCTTCCGATATTGTAATCATTTTGCTTACTATACTGTTTATTGGTGTTTGTAAATAATggattttaaattaaacttattcATGGTTGTTAATGATTGtttctttataatatttaattctttGTTCCTCTTTGTCATTACTATCTATAATGCAGTATTCTGCTGGAACACCTGAGGTGGCTTTTGTTGCAACATCGAACAGCTCTAGGATCAATGTATTTAGATGGTCAATTGGGGAAAACAATTGCATCGCCTCCAATGTCTCCTCGAGGAGTTAGACAGCTCTCTTTCTCCGTCAAATCATTGCTTGAGAAATTGCAGAATTCATCACAAGTAGGTGTTATACATTGGCTCTTCAAAAGGACAGCCTGATGCTATTGTCCTTTTATTAGTTGGCACAATGATGTATTTGTTGTGGCTGAACCTGGAGATCTCGCTGCgaaatttttacaaaatgttAAATTCAGTTTGTTGTCAACAATGTCGACATAAATAAGTGATACAAAATTAAGTATCTATAAAGTAGAGCTTAAGTTGAAAACATTtgatagaaattaattttattatgtctTCGGCAAATTGTGTCCATCTTAAAACTTTGTTTTAATTGGATTTGTttagttattttctttctttttcatctttcCTTCTAGATCAATTAATGAAAAGATAaactttttacatcggttattagcaaaaccgatgtaaaaaggGTGTTTTTCAACCACTTATATTCTTAGATTGATTGTATAGGAAGTCACTTTTAAGACTGATTAAAATATGATGTAAAATGTATGACTTTCTACATCTCTTTCATAGACATTGGTCATGCAACTGATGTAATTGGTCATTTTtaaatgatgtaaaaaaatattttttgtaatagtgCATTAGATATTAGTGTATTATTTACATAACCGTTATAAAGTTGGTGCATtgttttgagtttaatttttatctccttttattataaaatatgtttgtttttttaataaaatatgtttatatcatcattggatttgatgTAGTACAAGTTATAGCATATCATACATTACAAGTGAGACTCGTGAATTCCAcgatttgaaaagaaaaaacaaagagacGACAAAAATGTGGgtaaaaaataacttgaaaaaCTATCTAATCGATGTGTGATGATGGTTGAATAATTCTTATTAAAGTTGTCAATTTGGTCCTAGATTGTAGGGTAAACTCACTTGATCTTCCATTATGGCCCTAGGGGTCTTAGGCCACCAAATGAAGGCCCTACAAGGTCCCACCCACACAATCTATTTAATATAGGAGGGTCAACGCTAGCCCATGCgttatgttatttaaaaaatgacttttttaaccttccaaaacatatatttttaatttggttgaaagttatttttagtTGACCTAAGTTAGGATCATTTTCTTGGCCATTGTCATTTTTGGGCGATCTTATTTAGCTTTAATTTTGGAGACCTCGAATAGATTATTTTCAGCCAACCTCTATCGGGGCTATTTTCGATCGTCCTCGGCCAAGGTTGTTTTTGGCCAACCTCAACTATGATTAATTTTGGTTGACCTCGAGTAGGGTTATTTTCGGTCAAACTCGGGTATAGTTAATTTTGGTCGACCTCAACTAGGATTATTTTCGATCAAACTCGAATAAGGCTATTATTGACCAACCTTGATCGGGGCTATTTTTGAGTGACCTCAACTAGAGTTAATTTTGGCCAACCTCGAGCAAGACTATTTTTGTCCGACCTCATATAAGGCTATTTTCGGTCAACCTCAGCTAGGGTTAATTTTGGTCGACCTTGACCAAGGTTCTTTTCAGCTGACCTCGACTGAGACTATTTTCGATCAACCTCGGTTAAGGCTATTTTTGGGAAACCTTAGTTTGGGGTATTTTTAGCCGACCTCAAGCATGGTTGTTTTTGCCCAACCTTTCGACCAAGGTTATTTTTGGTCAACCTCGCCTGGGTCTATTTTCGGCTAACCTCGACCAAgactatttttgtttgacttcGATTAAGGTTATTTTTTTGGTCGACATCAACTAGGACTATTTTTAGTCAATCTCAGTTAGGGTTAGTTTTGGCCACTTATTGGCTTGGTAgactagttatatatatatatatatatatatatatatatatatatatatatatatatatatatatatagttaacaAAATATGATCAACCCATAGTCTATATTTCaatattacataattatttattactataaattattttgttgggtattatcattaaattactAAGAAACTCTTGTTATTTTCTATGGCTAAGTACATAAGTTGTCAAATGGTCATGAGCAAGTATggtaaaaatgtataaaatacataaatattaaatcatatcaagatcaagataataattattagttattatcTAATTTTATCAATATCAAATAACAATATAGGAGCATATTGTATGCTAGTAGTcaataattagttattaataGTTTAACATGTTttaagaattgaaaaaaaaaaaggaattgaacacaaaacaatttaaaaatgatcGACCCGGTCAAACCGAGCCAATCCAATCTGGATCACATTCTAGTCAAACCTGACAGGGTCAAATCGGGTTGATCCAGGTTTACTACATTTTCGGTCCTATAGCTTAATCAAATTGATCAGGCCATTGGTTCTTGATCAAACTAGTTCAGTTTTTGCAACTATTTTTTGGGTATCGCCCCAACCCTGCCCCGACTTTGACAAGAAATTCCCGCTTTGACTAGGCACAAGTATGAGTATGGGtaatacctatttttttttaagtgtgatCTGAGTTCGATCTTTAACGATCTGTCCCCGTTACACGGAACTAGAAATATCTCAAGcgaaaaactttattttaattcatttaaaattctttgattaattttattatgaaaacacTTGTAAACTTTTTGTGTTTCAAAGGCCAAAGTTAAAACGCACGATATCAAGATAAAACATCATGTGATATGACTATAAAATTGAATAACTATATGtcttatgggactcaatcatatCATACACTTGTACAATATCAAAGGAAACAACAGATGGAAACACATCTTCACATCCTAGTATGCATATCCAAAAAGTCTCTGAAGACACAGGGCTACCTCCTAACCATCTGCTCCCCACATACATTAGATACAGGTACATCACAGGCAGGAACTACATGTACAACAACGCAAAGGGGtacacttataaaaaaataatactaaaacgGGATAAAACTGAAAACATTAAAGCATGATATACTATCATcacatatataacataatatgtAGATATCATACATAAAAGAATACGTCTTTATTTACATAACAAAGCATATTATAACAATCATCATATCAAGATTCAATCATCATACACCATTAGTCAATCAATCATCGACACCAAAGACATGCTTGACTTCATGGAGATTTCACCTTTTGAGTGATTAACCTAAGTACATCTCTTAACATAGTCACACCTTGACCATTGGAGGAGACTTGAATTAACCCTACGGAGAAAGTATGATTTTATCAAAAATGGATGAGCATGAGTAGTGCCTTACCTTTGGTAATGCTTGCAACGACCTTAACCTTTTTAGAGGTTTGCTTATCCATCGATTCTATAGGCCATTTCACCGTTAACTACACTGAAAACCTCCAACACTAGGTTAAGGGCCTTCTTAGCAATCACAACTTACGTGTCTACTCACAACAACAACTACACTTAGATTCCTTGAGATTTTTAGGTACGACACATTCATACCCACCATGTCACTCATGGTTGGTCTCATGTATTCAATcaccatcaacaacaattcataCCATATACATTGAAAAGTTACTAAACCTTTTGGGAAGTAATTTTCACACTCTGACATGCCATTCAAAGTCAAAACCTAGGGATGATACTTAGGAAGATACCCCACCAGGCGAAACCCCTGGGCCACGTGAGACGTAGTTCTAGCATGGAACTCACTCTCTCAAGTATACCATTTTCATTTCAACAAAAGCCTTTCCAAACGTCGTAGCTAACCCTTCCAACACATATGCATGGTTACATGGCAAGattattatcaattatcatcatcttatcaacatcaccacataCACCTCATCAAACAATGTTCATATCATCATCAAGAAATCAACCAATACAACTCAATACATTCATCAATCAACGTAATTATCTCATCATCAATATAATTGATTTCATCAACAATAAGAGCATAGACCAATCAAATCATATAATTATGCATTAGTATATCATTATAACAACTTTTAGCTTCATGTTTAAGGTTATCAAAACATCTCATAAGTTTTGGATTACTATgtctttcattttctattataCACCTATGACCTTCATAacttatgataaataaatatatactaaCTCAATAAAGTTGGTTCTTGTCTCATTTAAAAGACAAGAAGATTAGTTTACCCAAAAACCAAGTTTGGAAGCATACTATGCCTAAAATCATAATCTATATCAAACTTTTACTTTATACCGACAACTTGatctttgttaattaatttaatcatttctaGAGTTATACACaatatttttaagtgaaactAAGTCCTTAGTTAGTTAACATCCTGGGCTACAACTTTTATGAAGATCATCTTCCCTAATTTGCACTCAAAGATTGACTTTTGATCCATTGAGTCAACTATGTCTTACTAAAGTCAATTAAATCTAGTAGAATTGTTCTAGGGGGATTTTACTAATATAACTGGTCATTATCACACCAAATAATTGACTATTtgtgaatttgaattaaaacacaATCCTTGGAACTTAAAATAGTCAATTACCAGACCACATAATCGACTATTGGCGTGAGCTAAAGGAAAATTCAACCCTTGGAacttgttttaattgattatagtCGATTAAAATGATTTAAGGGAGCAAGGGCTATGAATTTTCTCATAAAAACTTCATTTTTCTCAGATCTTATGCCATCCCACACTATGTGAACAATACCATAACAAATTCAAGCATGCATAAGACATTCTCAACCATCAAATTCTATTTATGTCCATACGTATCATCAAATCAATACCCAAATCTCAAAATCACATATATCATCATCAAACCATCAACATGATACATAATAACCATTCTAATACATCACAAGGAaataacaaacaagaacaaggtCAGCTTCCCTTACCTCTATAAACCAAGGAGCAATCTTTaagaggaagaaatggaaaagaTGAGGGCTTTGGGTCCAAGATGAGAGCTTTCCTACTACCACTTAGCCACCACACACCAAGAACCCATCAACAAATAGAAACAACATTAAAATCCTAAAAATAAGTACTTTCATAAACTCCCATAGGTGCTctatgaaggaaaacaaaaatagagtCAAATGGAGGAATTAAGGGAGTTTATCCCTCCATGGCTCAACCAAACAACatcaaagggagaggaaagGGTCTCCTTTGATCACCAACACCAAACCTTAAGCTTCTACGATTTGTGTCTCTCTTggagaagaataagaagaaaaagaaaaagaagaagaagagaaagagagcCCCTTGTAAATGCAAAGCTGAATTGTGAGGGTTAGGGAATGGTTTATAACCCTTACAATTTTCCTTTCCACACCTAGGCTTTCTTTGAGCACACCCACTTCTTAACATAAATTAAGGTCCATCTGCTTAGGCCAAAACTTACTAAAACTCACTAAACAAACATAAGCACAACATCAccacataaataattaatttacttcaagcaattaaattaaaattaattgcacttgataattaattacaatcacTAAATCATGCATTATGAAAATCACAGTGTTACACAATCCCTATAGAATTCACGCGTGAGGAGGGTCAAAGAGGAGGCTTAAGGGTGACTAAGTTTCAAACCAAGGATTAATTCCATAGAATGCCCTAAGGATCAAAACTTGTGATTTGTGGAGATACCTCGAGGTTCCATGAAGAGACAAAAATCCTAATTATggtggttaaaaaaattagtttaaatatataaatatgttaataaatgaaatttattaatttatagtttataatatatcatttattGCTTATTGTTCATTAAAAAACATCATTTATTGTAAACAATATTTTAGCATAGTACTAGTTAAATACGACTTGTGTCTTGCATAGatattaattttacaatttataattttttatactattataacttttttaatttatgtaactatgatatttgagaataaaaatgtAGGGCCGACTTAAGGCCTAAGCAGCCAACCAAGGGCTTTaggcccccccccccccccaaaaaaaaggccccaaaattttttttagtactaatatac from Glycine soja cultivar W05 chromosome 16, ASM419377v2, whole genome shotgun sequence harbors:
- the LOC114390151 gene encoding uncharacterized protein LOC114390151, which produces MVLIKSNLDESEFSKFHSNVKHWDIVGITGHWVSSILLEHLRWLLLQHRTALGSMYLDGQLGKTIASPPMSPRGVRQLSFSVKSLLEKLQNSSQVGVIHWLFKRTA